From Desulfovibrio desulfuricans, a single genomic window includes:
- a CDS encoding hydroxyacid dehydrogenase: protein MRVHVIEPIDESAMRKLRAEAEVVAWDDPEKNDLSRADAVIVRAASVTREQILAAPGLKVIGKHGVGVNAIDLVTAKERGIPVVYTPLSNVNSVAELVFGFILATARKLRDNMEHIRRGAERIAPATLTGLEISGKSLGLVGFGNIGSRVAQIAVNGFGMEVHVYDPYMKATTAKERGVHLHETLESMLREADYISVSVPLTETTRGLIGSAQFACCKPTAVIVSTARGGVIDESALYEALARKTIYGAASDVFVQEPPTMENPLLQLPNFIGTLHIGGSTHESLVRVGNTVVDDVLAVLHGEKPLYPYAV, encoded by the coding sequence ATGAGAGTTCATGTCATAGAACCCATAGACGAAAGCGCCATGCGCAAACTGCGTGCCGAGGCGGAAGTAGTGGCGTGGGATGATCCGGAAAAAAACGACCTTTCCCGAGCGGATGCGGTCATTGTGCGCGCGGCGTCCGTCACGCGCGAGCAGATTCTTGCTGCACCGGGGCTGAAGGTTATCGGCAAGCATGGCGTTGGCGTGAACGCCATTGATCTGGTCACAGCCAAGGAGCGGGGCATACCTGTTGTGTACACCCCGCTGAGCAACGTAAATTCAGTAGCCGAACTGGTTTTTGGCTTTATTCTCGCCACTGCCCGCAAGCTGCGCGACAATATGGAGCACATACGCCGAGGGGCAGAGCGCATAGCCCCCGCAACTCTTACAGGCCTTGAGATTTCCGGGAAGTCGCTTGGCCTTGTAGGCTTCGGCAACATAGGTTCACGCGTGGCGCAGATTGCCGTGAACGGGTTCGGCATGGAGGTTCATGTCTACGACCCTTATATGAAAGCGACCACAGCAAAAGAGCGCGGCGTGCACTTGCATGAAACTCTTGAAAGCATGCTGCGCGAGGCAGACTACATCAGCGTGAGCGTACCACTTACCGAAACGACCAGAGGGCTCATAGGCTCCGCGCAGTTTGCCTGCTGCAAGCCCACGGCCGTTATCGTCAGCACCGCGCGCGGCGGGGTTATTGACGAATCCGCCCTTTACGAGGCCTTGGCGCGCAAGACTATTTACGGCGCTGCCAGCGACGTATTTGTGCAGGAACCCCCCACCATGGAAAATCCTCTGCTGCAATTGCCCAACTTTATCGGCACCCTGCATATAGGCGGCAGTACGCACGAATCGCTTGTGCGCGTTGGCAATACGGTTGTGGACGATGTGCTTGCCGTGTTGCACGGTGAAAAACCGCTCTATCCCTATGCGGTATAG
- a CDS encoding aldolase/citrate lyase family protein produces the protein MLDIGAQTVLVPMMDTADDARRMVNAQRYPLMACAALEPALHGLHVEPRTQ, from the coding sequence ATGCTGGATATTGGCGCGCAGACCGTTCTGGTCCCCATGATGGACACTGCGGACGACGCCCGCCGCATGGTGAACGCCCAGCGGTATCCCCTCATGGCGTGCGCGGCGTTGGAGCCAGCATTGCACGGGCTCCACGTGGAGCCGCGTACCCAGTGA
- a CDS encoding MFS transporter, giving the protein MTQTDTTSPVEEQKLREAKKATAAAAFGTFLEYYDFSVYGYCAARISKEFFPSDNPTVSLLSTLAVFGLAFIVRPLGGLFFGHIGDRYGRKLSLVATVVLIGVACTAIGCLPTYDQIGIAAPILLILCRILQGFSAGGEIGSAASYIREWAPAERRSLYLSFVPSVANLGKAGAAGLTGLAAYLFVGESASWAWRVPFLVAMPLMLGCLWMRLKIEDTPDFTNMKNEGKLSEAPIKELIRQYPASLCKLFMYSLVQNVGTYCGTVYVAIYMRTVLKMPATEVGFIVLIAVTCAALFIPVFGLITDRVGPVKTLVACYVCYIVLSYPCYAIMGKGFGMAIFALVTTMIPYALCQAGSYSMYPELLPPRVRSTGVSFGHSMGAVLGGATTPFLATWLISKFNDIMIPAYILIFVGALGLVNLLILKKADPAEGRRFR; this is encoded by the coding sequence ATGACTCAGACGGATACAACCTCGCCGGTTGAAGAACAGAAATTGCGTGAAGCAAAAAAGGCCACTGCGGCCGCCGCATTCGGTACTTTTTTGGAATATTACGATTTTTCAGTATACGGCTACTGCGCTGCCCGCATATCCAAGGAATTTTTCCCCAGCGACAACCCCACGGTTTCATTGCTGTCCACCTTGGCTGTATTTGGTCTGGCCTTTATCGTCCGGCCTTTGGGCGGCCTGTTTTTCGGGCACATTGGTGACCGCTACGGGCGAAAGCTTTCGCTTGTGGCTACGGTGGTGCTTATTGGTGTGGCCTGTACGGCCATCGGCTGCTTGCCCACCTACGATCAGATAGGCATCGCTGCGCCTATCCTGCTGATTCTTTGCCGCATATTGCAAGGATTTTCCGCCGGGGGCGAGATAGGCAGCGCGGCTTCGTACATTCGTGAATGGGCGCCCGCAGAACGCCGCTCCCTGTATCTTTCCTTTGTGCCCAGCGTGGCCAATTTGGGCAAGGCCGGGGCCGCTGGCCTTACCGGGCTGGCCGCCTATCTGTTTGTTGGCGAAAGCGCAAGCTGGGCCTGGCGCGTACCCTTTCTGGTGGCCATGCCCCTCATGCTCGGTTGCCTCTGGATGCGTCTCAAAATTGAGGATACTCCCGACTTCACCAACATGAAGAACGAGGGCAAGCTTTCTGAGGCCCCCATCAAGGAGCTGATACGTCAGTATCCTGCTTCACTGTGCAAGCTGTTCATGTACTCCCTGGTTCAGAACGTGGGTACGTATTGCGGTACCGTGTATGTCGCCATCTATATGCGCACAGTGCTTAAAATGCCTGCCACCGAAGTTGGCTTTATCGTACTGATAGCAGTGACCTGCGCGGCCCTCTTCATACCCGTGTTCGGCCTCATCACAGACCGCGTAGGCCCTGTTAAAACGCTGGTGGCCTGCTACGTCTGCTATATCGTGCTGAGCTATCCCTGCTACGCCATAATGGGCAAGGGCTTTGGCATGGCCATCTTTGCACTGGTTACCACCATGATCCCTTATGCCCTTTGCCAGGCTGGGTCATATTCCATGTACCCGGAGCTGTTGCCGCCCCGCGTGCGCAGCACAGGGGTTTCCTTCGGGCATAGCATGGGGGCTGTTTTGGGCGGGGCCACCACTCCGTTTCTGGCCACCTGGCTCATCTCCAAATTCAACGACATCATGATTCCCGCCTACATCCTCATTTTTGTGGGTGCGCTGGGCCTGGTTAACCTGCTGATTCTCAAGAAGGCCGACCCCGCTGAAGGGCGTCGGTTCCGCTAA
- a CDS encoding 4-hydroxy-2-oxovalerate aldolase, giving the protein MELFDCTLRDGGNVLGNGFPADLTERMLKGLVDCGVRYIEYGNANGIGAGEEQGKVAPLTDAQYMTLGKPLVDKARLGMFILAGNATEARVAAAAEAGLSFLRVGANAGDADKARQAVELVKKHKLEACYSLMKAYVLSPDALADEAARLQDMGVDMVTIMDSAGTMMPDEVCSYVKKMVRRVSIPVGFHGHNNLGMSVPNAVAAFREGAAIIDCGLMGMARSAGNLATEIAVAVFDRLGVRTADLNVLLRFIDEKLAPAMEKHNYRAPVVPLDLVFGLAGCHSSNTAALREASKEYGVDIFRLTMAVSAENRKNPSKDLIKQHASKLAAARCL; this is encoded by the coding sequence ATGGAACTTTTTGATTGCACCCTTCGTGACGGCGGCAATGTGCTTGGCAACGGGTTTCCGGCTGATCTGACCGAACGTATGCTGAAAGGGCTTGTTGATTGCGGCGTACGGTATATCGAATACGGCAATGCCAATGGCATTGGCGCGGGCGAAGAGCAGGGCAAGGTCGCCCCGTTGACGGATGCCCAATACATGACCCTGGGCAAGCCGCTGGTGGATAAGGCTCGTTTGGGTATGTTCATTCTCGCTGGCAACGCTACGGAAGCACGTGTGGCGGCGGCCGCAGAGGCTGGCCTGAGTTTTTTACGTGTGGGGGCCAATGCAGGAGATGCCGACAAGGCACGTCAGGCCGTTGAACTGGTAAAAAAGCATAAGCTCGAGGCCTGCTATTCATTGATGAAGGCCTATGTGCTCAGCCCTGATGCTCTGGCCGACGAGGCCGCGCGATTGCAGGATATGGGCGTAGATATGGTGACCATTATGGATTCCGCAGGAACTATGATGCCGGATGAAGTCTGCAGCTATGTAAAGAAAATGGTGCGGCGGGTGAGTATTCCCGTAGGTTTCCACGGGCATAACAATCTGGGTATGTCCGTGCCCAACGCAGTTGCGGCTTTCAGGGAAGGTGCCGCCATAATTGACTGTGGTTTGATGGGCATGGCCCGTAGCGCGGGTAATTTGGCAACGGAGATTGCGGTAGCCGTTTTTGACCGGCTCGGGGTTCGCACGGCTGATCTGAATGTTCTTTTGCGGTTCATTGATGAAAAGCTTGCGCCCGCCATGGAAAAACACAATTACAGGGCGCCTGTCGTGCCCCTTGATCTGGTGTTTGGCCTTGCGGGATGTCATTCTTCCAATACTGCGGCATTGCGCGAAGCTTCAAAGGAGTATGGCGTGGATATCTTTCGCCTTACCATGGCCGTTTCTGCTGAAAACCGCAAAAATCCTTCTAAAGACCTCATAAAGCAGCACGCATCCAAGCTTGCTGCCGCGCGTTGCCTGTAG